From one Stigmatopora nigra isolate UIUO_SnigA chromosome 8, RoL_Snig_1.1, whole genome shotgun sequence genomic stretch:
- the gpr4 gene encoding G-protein coupled receptor 4, with amino-acid sequence MCNISFCNVDSKVDQFFQPTLYIIVMVLGLPTNCLALWAAYLQVRQHNELGVYLMNLSVADLLYIGTLPPWIDYFLQRDDWIHGQGSCKFFGFVFYTNIYVSIAFLCCISLDRYLAVAHPLRFVKVRRVKTAVLVSAAVWLTEIVANSAPLFHDELFQGRFNHTFCFEKFPMQDWVAGMNLYRVFLGFLAPWSAMLAAYRGILLAVRRNVSTERREKAKIQRLALSLILIVLFCFGPYHVLLLVRSVMFLRKPCDCASEERLFAAYHVALALTSLNCVADPILYCFVNEGARHDVGRALAGLMTASRRGGSAPSPSQADVLDGASLTWETPPASKKQTCADGRGQIAGYETTQAGVPKEECLQMSALEGRK; translated from the exons ATGTGCAACATCTCCTTCTGTAACGTGGACAGCAAGGTGGATCAGTTCTTTCAGCCCACGCTCTATATCATCGTCATGGTGCTGGGACTGCCCACCAATTGCTTGGCATTGTGGGCCGCCTACTTGCAG GTGCGGCAACACAACGAACTGGGCGTGTACTTGATGAACCTGTCGGTGGCCGACCTCCTGTACATCGGCACGCTGCCCCCGTGGATCGATTACTTCCTGCAGCGCGACGACTGGATCCACGGGCAGGGCAGCTGCAAGTTCTTCGGCTTCGTCTTCTACACCAACATCTACGTCAGCATCGCCTTCCTCTGCTGCATCTCGCTGGACCGCTACCTGGCCGTGGCCCACCCGCTACGATTCGTCAAAGTGCGGCGAGTCAAGACCG CCGTTTTGGTGAGCGCCGCCGTGTGGCTGACGGAGATCGTGGCCAATTCGGCGCCGCTCTTCCACGACGAGCTCTTCCAGGGGCGCTTCAACCACACCTTCTGCTTCGAGAAGTTCCCCATGCAGGACTGGGTGGCCGGCATGAACCTGTACCGGGTCTTCCTGGGTTTCCTGGCGCCCTGGAGCGCCATGCTGGCCGCCTACCGCGGCATCCTGCTGGCCGTGCGCCGCAACGTCTCCACCGAGCGGCGGGAGAAGGCCAAGATCCAGCGGCTGGCCTTGAGCCTGATCCTCATCGTCTTGTTCTGCTTCGGGCCCTACCACGTCCTCCTCCTGGTGCGCAGCGTCATGTTCCTGCGGAAACCCTGCGACTGCGCCTCCGAGGAGCGCCTGTTCGCCGCCTACCACGTGGCGCTGGCGCTCACCAGCCTCAACTGCGTGGCCGACCCCATCTTGTACTGCTTCGTCAACGAGGGCGCCAGGCACGACGTGGGCCGGGCCCTGGCCGGCCTGATGACGGCCTCCCGCCGCGGGGGCTCGGCGCCTTCGCCGTCGCAGGCCGACGTGCTGGACGGCGCCTCGCTCACTTGGGAAACGCCGCCGGCGAGCAAGAAGCAGACGTGCGCCGACGGACGCGGACAGATCGCCGGCTACGAGACGACGCAAGCGGGGGTGCCGAAGGAGGAATGTCTGCAGATGAGCGCACTCGAGGGTAGGAAGTGA